The sequence agtacgatccgtgcttaggacgggccaccttcacctgaggatatctcgagaagggtgcatgtggcgggtagggcgatgctaccaacaaatatgctcaatgctgcaaccggtgctatgcggagtctgcatgacagtgttctttctttggagaagcggcgtctcggagagaaggatgtggcatactcggttttcgcggccaaggtgccagagggcaagggctttgtggataactccatcgggcgtacgatcatcctgcggtttgatgacatccacgctatgatgaaccttcatccgctgcactacacctttgttcggctatttttgctgagtatggagatgcggatcattcgcgacaagacaccagacatcgtgatagtcgaccccttctacatgcgtgccaagatcttgggcagcgctggggaccggcaagtcgcgagttcttacctcgaaggcgtcattctggcaaaccaagataaggataacttcctcgtgccttactttcccgagtaagtcctcccctcaaccggcccgtaacatatgaattcttagatttcgatcgtttttcttttaacattccgtgttttctgcagtgacacacattgcacactcatcctcctaagccccaaatattccatggccacgtatttcgacccggaccgtcagtcgaacgtagactacacaaatgtgaagaaggttcttgatgatgttctccccggctacgccaaatctggaggcaccttcaccaggcctatttgtaagtacggcaagcacgtgttctcccacaatacgacgttctgctgcgtcaagcagccgcctggcggtcagaagggtgcctactacgccatccatcacatgcgggtgatcgtacgggaccatcatcaacttctgctaccgagtaaactcaaagattgggccgcgagcgtgtcggcaatccaggacgcggacatcagacaagaattctttcgcatccagtcggagtttgcggaaatcatccatgaagatgtccttcgtacctcggggcagttctacctcagaaatcaaccgtccaacagtgacatcgacacaatgctacaaatgcaggctgacaatgcccgttctttcatgactcccacgatagacggcggcttcatccacgctccggtcccttgagtcgagtcgaaagcagtgatgctgtgtctagttctgaaacatcgattggctcatgttgtaattaaactttaatgaacttgtagtatgtctctttggtttcgagagtcgttcaacttagatgtaatcgatgctattaatgtcttgcttttctcttccgatcgttctgttgcatacttatatattgcttatgtattgtctgtgaattggtactaacatttcgtttggctagtgcataacgatgccgtcgtatgtcgtgtacaagggtaagattcccggagtctacgacgactgggaggagtgtcggagacaggttcaccgattcagcggtaacagttacaaagggtacaccactagggccgaggccgaatctagatacgcccgctatctagcgggagaggggagggagcgttggaggaaccggatgaagacgagtttcatcgtgatgatgctcatcgtgatgaccgcagctctcttctatatgatggtagtttagatgatcgatatcgacttgtaatgtgaagacaaactcgctactcgcggtctcgagacttgtaatataatgttctatctttgttcggtcttttcaattcggagactaatatgatgaattgtattcagagactaatatgatgaattgtatttagagactaatcttctattgtattcgatgaatctgttgttgatgtgtgctgtctatattttgtccaattatacattttgtaacctgtgcaaaaaacagaaaataataaaaaaaaaacctaatattcatactaatggcgcatcacatcacagtgcgccattagtatgccaaattaggtgcgccattagtaggccttttcctagtagtgagaggaTGACAATCtcaccttgagcccgacaacatatatcgtgtggcaaagggaacataagtgtgacatgttgtacaggtttgcctaaccagcttcatagtttgCTTGACGTTcgacatgccttgctagaggccgctaccaattGTGCAGTCCGGAGGTGATCTGAACTGCAACCAagacgacttgaacctaaggggtcgcacgcttaagggaaggaacctatgaggtcggatccgaggacactggtcagatgtgatccgagctgtatttggattgtgaccgagtagacttgtgggctttagggtccgtgcgaggcccaagtgttgagcccgcgacggacgcctatataatgtggaggtgcggcacactcaggcgattgatcgcttcggcgccatcgttagggctttgcatgtgttgcaactgCTAGCCATCTCCACTcgctgccggttgtgtgatcggatctagcagtccgccgcacgacgttcctcctacacgcgcggataccgttagaggcggtgcacttgcgccgctccggcgaacctgttcgCGGGATCCGATCGGCTACGTGGGAGACCGGGAAGGAGGAGACGACTCCGGGAATGCGAGGCGACTCAGGgaacgcgctgcctcaactctacttccgctgcacgacactgcgcgtttagtggtaacgatctgtgattcATCTCCCGTAGCctgttcttggttgttctacgcgtaggaaaattttgatttgcagtcgacgcaccttACCGTAGAAACCAACAATGATAACTTCCATAGTCAAGTTCAACTCGATTGCATATGATTGGGATTCAATATGTTTACAAAACAGAAGGCAAAAGTGCATGGATTAAGGACATTGTACGGAAAGCAAAGTAGATTGTAGTGCATGATAAATATTTACAATGCTTGCACAAAGCCAAGCAACATCAAATATGCATCACTATTAAGACCCTCAAATCACATATATAAGTTTTGCCTTCGTCCTCAATACTATCCAGGACAAAGAGGTTATGTAGAGTAGCATACATACTAACTGCAGTATGTGCCTGTTCTTGAACATCATAACAACATGAACTAACGAGGTGTGTCAAATACATAAATAAATTATGTGGACAGCAGGGTGCAATAGAATTGGAGCTAATAGAGACACGTGACACTGTCGTAGAACATCCAAAGAGAGACTCCTACATCCAACCATCATTTCTTTGAGCATCCACAAACAAAACTATATGGTTGTGCATATACATATTTCCAATCTTAGATCTTCAAGATGCTCATCGCAGGAGTAATTGAAGTGAGAAGGAGAATGCTTGCTCCCACAGGAGTTGTCACAGGAGTTGTTGGGATTCCCCCAAGTGTAAGGGTGAAGCAGACACCACAAAATTTGCTCTACTTTGCGATGTTTGACTTGTGTAACATAAAACCGTTTTTCGTCACGGAAAATGTATTGGCGACATTTTCTGGCCGTAATCGAAGTGCCATCATAAAAAGTAAAATATTCACGGTACCACTTCGTCCGTCACGCGAGATCATATCTTAGGTGACAAATCTAAAAATGTCATTCATGGCCATTTTCTGTGACAGCCCGGAATGTCACATTTGATAGGCCAATCTGTTACCTAAGATCTTTTTGACGACGATAATCCATCACCGGTGATCCGTCTGCTAGTTTGACCGGTCAAAGATTGTGACAAGTGGGGCCAACATATGTTGATGTGGTTGCTTCCATGTGGATCTGTCATGGGATTTATCGTCGATGATCCCGTCGGTAATAAGTAGCGTGTCCGTTTTGACAGATCAATATTGTTGACATATGGGCCCAGAAGATGTTGACGTGACCGCCTACATGTGGGACCAGACATTGTTTTTTCTATGACGATGTCTTGTTAGACGGGTCAAAGattctgacatgtgggcccattgTAGTGCTGACGTGGATGCTGCCAAGCGGGTTCATTCGTCGGTCACGTGGCTTCTTACATGTGGGTCAATATGATTGTGATGGCGTCCATGACCATCAAAGTTTGTAGCCGCGATCAATTTGGTCTATGTATTGCAAATGGCGGGCATATGTGATACAAATTTGACTTCTTTTTCAAGAATTTTAATATGAATTTGTGCAAAATTTGAATTACAATGCAAATTCATCCCAGTGACTACATTGCAAACATAACAATTGTCTCCCAGACTGTCTTAGATTTTACAATAGGCAACCATAATACAGAGTCGCGAAATAAAATTAGACACCTAGACACAGTTTCATCACCTTCAAACAATGTGATGAGTCCAATTTATGTGATAATTTTACTAAGTATTTTATGCCTATATAGTGGGCTTTGTGGAATTTTACCGCATTCATGCACCTCTTTTTGTTGAAAATCCCTCATGTAACGCTTCTTGGACCATCTAGCATGCTAAGGAAAAATCCTTAGAAATGGTAGTGGAATCACATATTTAAAGTGATAATTACCTACCATAAAAGAAGCAAAGAGGCCAGAGAAGAAGGCGTCGTTGCACCTCCGGTGCAAAAGATGGCGTTCCATACGGCCGTGCCCGCTCGTATGGGAAGTCGTATGGAGTGTTGCCGCTGCCGCCAGATCAACTATTTTCACCCCGTGAAATCGGATCGTGAATTAGACACCCAGAGAGTCCAGAAACTCCTCGAGAAGGTAGAACCCTAGCCTCAGGAGTTCATTCGAGGGAGGGACTGGCAAGgagatgaggggggggggggggggtcttcctCACAGCGCACAAGGGAGCTACAacatcatcgccattgtcatcatcatcatcatccacatccttATCATCTATAACATCAAGAACCGTAGTGGATCTTATTTGAATCATTCATTCATGTATGCCATTGCTCTTGCTATGATGTTTGTTGTCTCCATGTATGAGTAAGTTCTCAGGGATATGGATGAACCTTGGTGTGTAGGATCTGATATGTTATTGTGGATATAAGATTCCCTGTTGAATGCTTAGTTCAATAACTTCGTGAATGTTTTGTCGGCCTGGCCATCTGATGCCACTGACCGCCTTGGCCGTGACCTGTGGCCGGCCTTGTCTGCCAACACCTCAACCTCCTGCAACAGCCGGCATCATCTCCTTCACACCATGCCCTATATTGCAAAAGTTTTGTTCAACACGACCTCTGTTGCAAAAGGATTCCAGAGAGTGTTCTTCGCAGCGAACAGTTCGACCGACCAAGTCGAGGAAGCAGCGTCGTGGAAATCCAGATGGGTGGGCGTTTGCCTGCGTGTTCAAATCAGATTTACATCCTAGATCACTTGACCCTGAGAGCAATGAGCATTGCCAGAAACAGATGGCATCGATCGGTAGCTAGCATGCATTTGGATGAGATGGTTTTCTTTTTCCAGAGTTATTCAGTGGCCTGATGAGCATATCATGGTAAACTAGCTAGATTTCGCCAAAAGAAACTGCTAGCTAGTCACATCGATACACTGATTTTTCATCTATACACACGGTTGGCCATCCACATGACATGACACCCAGTAGCAGATCGATGTTGCAGCTACATCACAGTCGGTACAAGTTTCTCGATCGTCTCCCGGAGCTTCTTTCTGCTTCCGCTTCAACTCCTTGAGTGACGCCTTCTTGTCAAGGCAGCAGCGGTGGCTTGTTGATGTTGATGAAGTTCAGCCCCATGATGTAGCACTTTTAGTGAACAGTTCATGTTTCAGTAGTGACACAAGTGTGCTGGGCAAAGTGTTGAGCTGGTTTCAGGAAAGCGCCTCTTGTTGCTGCAACTTGGTGAGCCCAGGCAGAGGCAGGGGTTGGTTGGCCATCCACATGGAGGACATCCAGTAGCAGATCGATTTTGCAGCCAGTACATCAGAGTTACAAGCTCCTCATCTAGACACATCTATACATATACACTGACTGCCACCACGCTGGCAACGAGTCACGAGCCACCTCACCTCACGAGTATATCAGAGTGACTGGGACTATTCCACAAGGATAACAGGGGACATATAATGCAGAGGCCTGGGTACTCCCCTTTTcaacaataaaaaataaaaaatcagaGGACATATAAATTATAAATTAAGTAAAAAACATCATTATCTTCTCAAGGATAAATTTGAGAATCTAATAATACAGCAAAACGCATGTTCAATACTGGCATGGTTTCATTCGTAAGCTAGTACCTCTCAACACATTTCAAAAGCCCTTGAAAATTCCGAAGGGTGCAATCTGGGAATCTGGAAATGCAGCAACAACTCATGTTCAGTTGGAAATATATATGATGATTTCAGCAAAATCATGTTCTGACCAGATCACCACGCGTTTCTGAATGGATCAAGTAATGTCCGTGAAATCGATGCACACATCGACACGTCAAAAAGCTCTAGAAAAATTCGACCGAGTTGAGGAAGTCGGAGACGCAGGCTCCGGCTCTGCTGTCACTAGATCTTGGTGGAGACGACGGCACTCACCATGCATGATTTCCAGCAAAGATGCACTTAGCAAGTGAAACTCCCAAATCTCACCCAGTGCCTGAAAACGGAATTTGCCTCCTGGGTGCAGGGGGTGGTGCCAGGGAGAAAGAAGACCACGGCTACAATCTGTTTTGCAGAAGGTTCAAAGAGAAATCTTAAGTCGTCTCCAGACATGCTATTACAAGTTGGCTAATCAGATTTCATTGTATAGCACACGTCAAAAGAATTTTAAAAAGAAAGGGCTGCTCTGCTTTCTTCATTAAGATCCCAGTGGCTGCACATGAAAAATATCATAGTGAAGAAATCTCGACAACAAAGTCATCAATCAAACCAATCGACAGGTAAATAAACACCAAAAAGTTGTAATAAACCCAGTGCAGCACATGATACCACGTAGTAGCTCCGTTACAAAACTGTCTCTCTTCTCAACTCTAAACTCTCTCTCCCTCGCaataataagaaaaggaaaaaaaagaatatCTAGGCCTGGGCCTGGGCCTGGGCCTGCGACTGCGCCTGAGATGCGCCACCTAGAGCTGGGAAGTCGGCCGGTGTGAACTCCTTGTCCTGCTTTGGCCTGGGACCCTGCCACTGCCTGTAGTTGCCGCCCTGCTGGTACCGGCCGCCATTGTTGTACCCGCCTTGCTGCCGGCGCTCGCCACCGTCCTGGCCTTCCTGGTTACCACCATTGCCCCGGCCACCGCCATTGTTGTACCCGCCTTGCTGCCTGCGCTCGCCATTGTAGGCATCCTGGCGCTCCTGGCCACGGCCACCATTGTTCCCGCCTTGCTCCTGGTAACCACCATTGCCCCGGCCACCACCATTGTTGTACCCGCCTTGCTGCCGGCGGTTGTCACCATTGTAGCCATCCCTGCGCTCCTGGTAACCGCCATTGCCCCGGCCACCACCATTGTTGTACCCGCCTTGCTCCCGGCGGTCACCATTGCGCTCCTGGTAGTAGCCACCCTGCTGCTGGTCCCGGCGCTCGCCATTGTACCCGTCCTGGCGCTCCTGGTACCTGCCGTTGCCCCTGCCGCCATTGTACCCACCTTGCTGGTAGCTGCCTTGCCGGCGCTCGCCATTGTAGCCCTCACCCCTCCTTGGGGCGCCACTGTCGTTGGCGTTGGCCTCGACGTTGTGGAACACGATGGCGCTCTCGCCGCGGCCAGAGTTGTAGACCCGGCGCTCAGAGCTGTTGTCACGGCTGCTGCGGCCATTGTAAGAACCGTTCCCACGGCCTCCCCTGTAGCCGCCTCCATATGGAGGGCGCCTAGGTGGTGTTGGAGGTACGTACTCTGAACCATCTTCATTCTTCAGGTACTCCTGGATGCTCACCTGCAGCAAACAGCAGAAGTAAGGATCACACTATCACTAACAAGTGCAATACAAATTAAACAGCACTGATGTAGTGATTGTATATTATAAGGAAATGCCCAGATTTCAGAAGATGGTTCAGTAAAGTAAAACATGCCCCTTTCACATCTCAGCATCAAAATGCCTATTATTGGTAGACTTTACCTTGCGAGGTTTAGCTTCCTTTGCAGCAGCCTCCTTTGCCTTGCGAACATTTTCTGCCTTTGATTTAGCAtcatcctcaatcttcttcttctcCAAGAGCTGGAGACCCTCAAAATCTACAGCAGCAACCCTCCTCTCCTCAGGTTTAGAGGCCTCCAGAGACTTCTTCTTTTCTTGCATCTTCTCATATTCTTCAAGGGTCATCTCCTGCACCAAATTAGGACATAAGTAAAAAGCTTGAAAAACAGAGCAAAGGGTCTGTACGTGAGGCAAGTATAGGAAAGTACAATTTTCTCTTGTTCAATGGGAGCCTCCTGCTCTTTCTTAGCAGTGGTCTCAATAGGAGCATCCCCATTAgagtcttccttcttaggcttttgCTTCTTGAGCTTCCTCTTGACAGAGCCACTGACACACTTGCCCTTATtggtcttctccttcttctcggcACCATCTCCCTCCTTCTTATCCGCGCCTTCTCCCTCTGCCTTCTTTTCggcaccctctccctcttccttcttagAATCATCTTTTTGCACATCCCTGCATCAATTTCAAACATCAATAAGGTTAACTTGAAGGCTGGTTACATTTCACAACATGTAAAATAACCAACAGACAGTAAAAGGTACAGGCTCTGTGGAACATACCCAGTAGACTTGTCAGATTCAGAAGCAGGGACGGCTTCAACAACATTCTGAGCAGGGGCTTGGGCCTGCTTTTCCTCAGCAGCAGGCTCCACCTTGCCTTCAGACTTGGTATCAACATCAGAAGCAGCCACAGAGGATGGCTTGCTCTTAGGAACGTAGTGCATGTTGTCCCTCCTGTACTGCCTGTCATCATTGCCGTACCTCTGGCCCTCACCGCCATTGCCGTTGCCGttgccgttgttgttgttgtagtcacGGTTGCCATTGCCATTGGCATAGTATGGACGGTCGTTGGTGAGGTAGACACGTTGATAGCCATCATTATAGAAACGACCGTTGGCATCCTCAAAGACACGATTGGATCCGGCGCCACGCCCCCTTCCAcggcctcctctgccaccaccaccaccaccatagtaGCCTTGGCCTCTGCCCCGGCCTCCACCAAAGTTGCCCTCCCTTTGGTAATGCCCACCCTCTGAAAGATAGCACATCCCAGTGTCAGATAAGATAAACTGAGAAGCGATCGGAGACAAGTTAGAGTTGCAAGTAATTGCGGAGCATATTTACAAGCACATGAGATGGAGCCAACAGGTCAATTATGGCATGTAATCAGATGGTATAAATTAATTGAGCAAGATTTATGCATAGATGAACAAGAATCTGCCTGCCCGATTCTGTCTTGAGAATTTAATTACTAAATAATAATACTGGACAATCTGGAAACGTGAAACAAAGGTCGAATCACTCCCGTCCCGACGAGAAGGGGCCGATCTGCACCCCACCGATGTCTACACAGGAAGGATGATATACACCTTGCCTAACTAGAAATCGAGCCCCTTTGTTCCGCCAAAAGTAGAGCAATCACGAGCCAGACGCGAGGATCTATAAATTAAGATTTAACCGACACAGAGGGAAACAAAGGGTGGATCTATCCCGAATCAAACCCCCCGCGCCACGCTACAATTCAAGAGGCGATCGGGGCCAAGCAACCTACATACAGATGGCGAGGGAGAGCGGGGGCGGGGTCGGGGAGCGGGCGTGCGATACCTTGGGGGTAGTGGTGGTGCTGGTCGTGCTGGGCGTCGTCCTTGGgggcggcggcgttggcggcggcgtccTTG comes from Triticum aestivum cultivar Chinese Spring chromosome 5B, IWGSC CS RefSeq v2.1, whole genome shotgun sequence and encodes:
- the LOC123114295 gene encoding uncharacterized protein DDB_G0290685, translated to MGIFDLLDLADGASGDEAVARVVKKVVPPDDPDKASKASRKAAAKDAAANAAAPKDDAQHDQHHHYPQEGGHYQREGNFGGGRGRGQGYYGGGGGGRGGRGRGRGAGSNRVFEDANGRFYNDGYQRVYLTNDRPYYANGNGNRDYNNNNGNGNGNGGEGQRYGNDDRQYRRDNMHYVPKSKPSSVAASDVDTKSEGKVEPAAEEKQAQAPAQNVVEAVPASESDKSTGDVQKDDSKKEEGEGAEKKAEGEGADKKEGDGAEKKEKTNKGKCVSGSVKRKLKKQKPKKEDSNGDAPIETTAKKEQEAPIEQEKIEMTLEEYEKMQEKKKSLEASKPEERRVAAVDFEGLQLLEKKKIEDDAKSKAENVRKAKEAAAKEAKPRKVSIQEYLKNEDGSEYVPPTPPRRPPYGGGYRGGRGNGSYNGRSSRDNSSERRVYNSGRGESAIVFHNVEANANDSGAPRRGEGYNGERRQGSYQQGGYNGGRGNGRYQERQDGYNGERRDQQQGGYYQERNGDRREQGGYNNGGGRGNGGYQERRDGYNGDNRRQQGGYNNGGGRGNGGYQEQGGNNGGRGQERQDAYNGERRQQGGYNNGGGRGNGGNQEGQDGGERRQQGGYNNGGRYQQGGNYRQWQGPRPKQDKEFTPADFPALGGASQAQSQAQAQAQA